The Prinia subflava isolate CZ2003 ecotype Zambia chromosome 7, Cam_Psub_1.2, whole genome shotgun sequence genome includes the window ggaaaacatttttttagcCTTGGTTTATATTTGTTTAGATGCATAGAGCTGCTACAGGCTCCTGCTACATATGGTAAGAGTTGCAGTGCAACACAGTACAGTCTTTTGCATAGAAGCTGCCTAATCTGAAcatatatttctgtgtttatatCTGTATTTCCCAGGTTAAAGGGACACCTGTGATTCAGTATAATCCTCCATAGAGACGTCCCCAGGCTGTGTTCTGTCTGAAGTGACATGTGTTTCTTGGACCACAGCAGTAGAGCAGCGTGGTATGGTAAGAGATGCCACATGTTACTTCAGACAGAGCATGCAGCTTCTCAATAGcctggaagcagagcagaaTGGGCGTGTGATATCCAAACCTGCCTCTACAAACACAGACTAAGCCATTGGTGCTTTCTGGAAAAAGGTGTCAGTGCCTCATGTGAGCTTTTGTATTTGGTAGTTGTGGAGAGCCACAGTCTGTTATGTTCCCACTtacctgttttttaaaagagctTTGTTACTAATTTCATGTTGATATCAGGAAGATGGCCTGCCAAGGAAGATGTAAGCTCTGGTCTCTTTGTTTCCTTGGACTCATCAGAATAGAGTGATGGGGGACAGGATTCTTTCATTTGTGTTGCAGAAAGAGAAGATAGTAGAAAATACAGCCCTGGGAACTGACCTGTGGATAGGTTTTCTGTTTGCATAAAACAGAATGATACCCCGCTTTTCGCTTCTTTCCTGTGCAGTTGGTACCacctgaaataaagaaatagggAATTAGTGGTATTGCTGGACATGTCTGCAATGTATGGTAATGTTTTTTTGCTAGGATGCTATGCTTTGTATTCAGactttaatgaaataaataggCAACACACAGCTCTCAGAACAGTTTTTCCATGCTGTCTGTGGACTTTAGGCACTGAAATGCTAGTGTATGCTCATGGAATGCTGTTTTCATAGTGAGAGGTAAAACTTGAAAGCTGAATAGTGTACATAGTTCCAGTGCTTTCCAGTGATTTCAACTTCTGGCGTGTGGTCAAACACTCTCAGAATTCCAGTGCAGACACTTGGATATGTTCTTAATCAAGCACATGCTAGCATCGGAGTGTTTCCATTTGCTACAGAGGTTTGTGCTACATTGATTTGTTGGGAGGAGCAGAACTGCATTTACATCTCTGGCACAAAGGTGTTACACATGTCCAAAGTTTGATTATTGAAATTTGGTTTTCAATTAAAAACTCAGAAAATGTGTATCTTTTTGAGAGGGGATGTCTAATACTGAAACAATAAACACAGTTTGAATGAGTTCCTACTAGCAGCTGTATTTATCAAACCCTTGACGTACAATCCTGATCCATCATAACATAATGGCTAGAAAACTCATCAGGAAGTCTGGTCCCATTTTTCTTGCCTAAAACAGAATTATTGCtattattctttattaaattctttgttttatttcttctggaCCTCCAGTAAAGTCTTATTCACTGATTTCTCAGGCATTCCATTCTGATGTGTCTATCTTCTCTAACAAGGTTGTGTTGATACCTAGCCTGAGTCCATCTTGCCACAATATTGAGCCATTGTGTCTTCTGATAGCCACAGTGTTCAAAGAAAACAGGCTATTTCCAATCTCTGTGCAGTTTCCCTTCACTTGAACATGCATTTGACTCCCATCAGTGTGCCCTTCTGGAGGTTGTGTAACTCCAGTTTATTTTACTGTATCCGTGTGACTCATGTTATGTAGAACTCTGATCATTATTGTTCTTTCTTCTGGATTCAATCCAGTAGAATGCTGCTGAAACTGGAAGGCAGTGTGGTGGCTTGTTACAggtttaatttttcataaatgGTAGATTATTCTTAACTGTATAACTAATTCCTTACTTTAGGCTGTATTTTGGACATGTTTCTTTTTGCTCatagaataataatttttttccctttccttagCAAAGAGGTTGGAATCCTATCAAGAGATGGAGTCAGAGGATGAGGATTCAGCTGATTGTCAGTGTGGCTCTTCAACCCCTACATCAAAATGTCAGGGGCACAACTGCCAAGCTGAGTGTGAACCTTTGAACAGAAAGTCTTTGGATCAGTTGTCTGGTAGTTACTCTGCATTCAGAAGGCAAGGTGATGCAGGTGATATTCCCCACTCAGGAGACATGGCTTTCAGCAGTCCCATTGTAAGTAGAAGCTGTTGGGTTTGATGCTAAATTTCTGAATTAACTCGTGGGGGTATCTCTTTTTACTCCCATTTGATCAGATAGGTTGTCATTGAAGAAATCCTTTCTCTCTTCACCAAAATCAGAGGTCTCACAATGATTTGGTTGCATGCTATTTACAACTGGCATTGCAGGCACATGTTGGTTCATGGAACTGTATGCTTGGCTCTGCACCCATGATCACTTCAAATGAAATTTCCAACTTAATAAcagtttgtttttatattttaatagatttctagcattttcttttgtttttaataggaAATATCTATGTGGCCAATACTTACTTGAGGttatgagaggaaaaaatgtttcttctgtACCTGAAGGTGTCTAAATACCATTCACCATACTTAATCTCTGTTGAAGTGTCTAAGGCTATGAAGTAAGCCTTTAGTGTTTACCTCTTTGGGCAGGAAGTTTGCTATTTTCAATGGACTAGCACAAGGCAGTGAAGATGCCAGTGTTCCGGTTTCCTGATACAaccagctcagcacaggaggGAAGTTCTATGAGCTTCTGCACTTTGATCATCTGTAAGTCATTTAACCTCCAGAGACTATAACCTGATGGACAGTTTTGTTCATTTGATAATAGGAAACAGATGTTGTACCAGacacacagctgctggagaagtTCAGTCAAATATCTTCTCATTCCTATCAACAGTCAGAAGAAGCTAGCAGCAAGTTATCTTTGGAGACAATGTATATCACCGACTTCTTTCTTGCTCTGGCAATCTGTAATACTGTTGTAGTTTCAGGCCCCAATCAGCCACGTCAGAAGGTAAGAAGGCTTTGCTTTGGGCTATTTGGCCATATTTACAAGTAGTTTATCTCCTTTTGGTTcaattacaaaaagaaaaatactattaactgacatttaaaaaattatccttTTCACCTCTGCTGGTTTGTCCTATTAGAAAGAAGGGAATTCCTGTAAAACCATGGAGTGCAGTGAGTCaatgaataaaataatgctGATAAATTGGCGTCagtctttttgtttctgtgactATTTGTAATTTTTACAAGACAAATTTGGAGATTAAATTGCAGTTGTAATTTTTTCCATATTCTAGTTACAGATTTTTTCAGCTATGGATATAACTTTTTGTAAGAATACATTAACACTCAAGTTGCCTTCACAAATATGTTATTGTTGACTGAAAAATAAGAGTAATCGCTGAAGATTCACAGAGTATTGAAACTGAGAATGCTCTTACCTGTTCCATGACTATTCAAACAGAGATTCAGCAAAAGTATGGAAGATGAAGTTTTAGATGTATATTAGTCTGAAGAAAAATTGCTTTGCAGTATGGCATAAAGTTGTCCCACCACAAATTACCAGTGCGTTTGCTAGGATGCCCTGGTTTCATAGTTTGGAGTGATCTCTTGTTTTCTGTGCACACAAcctaactttttttaaaaaagagtactatttttttaaaaaatcttttggtttttttcataacCCCATTTTTTGTCAGTTTTAACTGTGTTGCAGGATAATTCCCAAGTTCAGCTTTGATTTCTTTCCCTCATTACCTGGTGATTTACATTCATTGACtttgtttttggaaaaaaaaaaaaactagtGACATGTGCAGAACTTGATTTTGGTGTCAGTCTAGGTAGTAAACCTACAACCATAGCTGGAGACATTCACAAAACATATCTTGTGAGGTATGAAGTACCCCCTATGTATAAATAAGCCTGGTATTTTATGTGCTTCCAAGCATTCCCAGAAAGTGTAGTAGGCAGCCTAGAGATCCATGTGTGGATGAGGCAGATGAGTTCATAGTCAATAGTTACCTGTTCCTTAAATAGgatgaagaaaaatacacagGTGAGAATCTTGGTTTTTTGAGAGTAATATGACTGAATAACTTGCCAGCAGACTAGAAGATCTCCAGGTAGATTGGGAGGAGCAATATGGAAGGAAGTTTCTGAGTTCCTGATTAGGGAATGACAGGAAGGAACTCAAGGCAGCAGGAGATTTCAGTGTTTCCATAGGGAGAGGCAATGAAAGGATGTTCCTAGCCTATTTTTCCATGATGTTGAATGGAGACACATTGAACTTGCAGGAACTGTGGAGGAACTGAGCTGCAGTTTGTCCCtactttttgcttttcagtggcAAAAGAGAACGTGCTTCCATGTTCATGATAACCCATTCTTACATCCTCACCAGCATGAGAAAGGAATGTCAGCCTTATGTGCCTTATTTTTGTAAGCTGTTACCTCCCTAGCTGTTCTGAGTAACAGGAAGCCAATTATTTTATAACATTGATCACAGGGGAActgtcttttaatttaaaacactaAAAACTGTTGATAAGGTACTGTATATTTAGCAGTTCTTGTAGTTAGTTAGTGTGAGagggttgtttattcttcacaAGTATTTTGCTCATTCAGAACAAGGATTAAAGTGTTTCGTTTCACACAACTTCTAAAAGTTAGAATGTTATACTAACTCTGTTCATTACTGAAAGTTCTGAAAAGTATTGCATGGAGTCATGTATTAAACTTGAAACATGTCCAATTTTCAGACCTGAAGTACTTTCACAGCTTATAGAGGCTGTTTACTGTGCTCATATGGTTTCATGTTTACATGAGCTAGCCATCTTTAGTACAAGCAGTCAAACCCATGGTAAATTTTAAAACACTACTTTCATTATGAAACATACCTACTTTGTAAGGTGTCCTTCCTTAATATAATAAAATGTGAAgaatttaatgtaaatattttctctattcTGTTACAGATGAGAGTCTCTTCACTGAGTAGGATGCCTATTAAATCTCTTGAGGAAATCAGGCAAATGTTCCAGAGGTTTTCAGTCTGGAGACTAAGTTCTTCCCCAGTTCCAAGTGTAAAGGAATCATCATCTGAAAGCCCCAATAATTTTGTGAGAAAACTGTCTATTTTTAGAATGAAACTGGCTTCACCTACTTTGGATGGAGCTGCTCAAAGGATTTCTGAACCTCACCATATTGACAGCCCAGAAAATTCTCAAGTGCCTGGAGAACTGCATCCTGTGAATGTAGCTGCTGCTGATGAACCAAACCAGGCTGTGTCATCTGCTGAATTGTCACCCATATCAAAACTATGTTACGAAGCTGAGAGTCCAGATGAAGCTGCCTTGGTTCATGCTGCTAGGGCTTATAAATGTGTTTTACAATCTAGGACTCCAGATCAAGTAACTGTGGACTTTGCAGGTCTGGGACCTTTAACTTTTCAGCTTTTGCATGTCCTGCCTTTTGATTCACTGCGGAAGAGGATGTCAGTGGTAGTTCGGCATCCAGTCTCCAACAGAGTGGTGGTGTACACAAAAGGAGCAGACTCAGTCATGATGGATTTGTTAAGAACTGCATCTGAAGGTATCTATAGAACTTGTGATTCTTTGCTTGCCCTTGTCATTCTTTAATGATGAGTTTTAACATTTTGCTACTTAAAGAATGTATTTAGGCCTTCAAAATTTTCCACTAAATTCAGCCTAAACATGCCTGTCTAATTTGCTTTCTCATCTTTTTGTGTGATAGGACATACTAATAATTCTGAAATTGAGGAGAAGATTAAAGAGAGAACTCAGCAGCATTTGGATGACTATGCCAGAAGAGGACTGCACACTCTGTGTATTGCTAAGAAggtatttcttttaatatttttaagaatatttgCAGTCTGTGACCAGCCTCAGTGGTATCACCAATGGAGCAAATATTGCATCTCTTAAGCAGATTTTTCTATTGCCACATTTTGTTTATCCAGATGTTCTGTAAGAAGGAATTTTTAAGAAATCCCAGATCAATTCCTGACATCTGTTACATTGCAATTGTTGTCAGTTTAGGATGCCAGGCATCTTAACattctaattttaaaacagGGATTGTTGAATagctggtttttattttaggaGTCATCAGCAGGTCTCCTTGTGTGAATCTTACCCTGGGTGGAATTCCagacacagaaaacagattGTCACAccttttttatttggtttcacAAACAGTTTGCAGTGGTACAGGATGTGGATGAACAACTGGAGTGATGTTTTGAGATTCCATTTTAAATTCGAAGCTGCTTGGAAGTAAAATTCCATAGGGATTGAAACGGGTGAGAAGGCTCTTTACAAAGCTTTGTGCAAAGTGAAAGCACAGGCTGTAGCTGTACAGCCATCGAGCTGTACCCAGCTGTGCAGTGGTTCTGGGGCAGTGTCAGCgctgcaggtgagcagcagtAGTGAGAGTGCTCTGTGCCCATTGCCCTGCCAGCCTTCCATCTGAATGGAAATCTGtcaggcagccccagggtgcCAATGAGTAGCACTCTGAACATTGTACTAAATCCATGGACATCCTGGAGCATGTGAGCAAtgcactgccaggggctgcactTTCAGGTTCAGCATGTGGACAGCAGAAGTAACCATaggaacatttttaaagcactgttGAAAACCCAATATAGATACATGCCATGTGTTTTCCCTCCCTGTATAGGTGATGAGTGATGCAGAGTATGCAGAGTGGTTAAATCATCGTTTTTTAGCAGAAACCAGCATTGACAATAGGGAGGACCTGCTGCTTGAATCTGCCATGAGGCTTGAGACCAAACTAACTTTGCTTGGTAGGTAGAAAATACTGTAACTCCCAGGAAAATGCTCATGATGTTCATCATTGGGATTTGTTTGCAGAGAGCTGTGCTAATCTCTATCTGTGTAACACATAGCTTTCTACAGACTTAGAATTTATCTTCACTCCTGAATTTTCATGTCTCACTGGTAAGTTGGTATCAGTTGTAAAGCACACTGAAGACAGATGGTGCTCTCCGTTGTTTGTAAAAATCtactgaggttttttttgtttgtttgattttttgtttggttttattttggttttgattttttttgttgttgtttgttttttattggtattatttggtatttttctgtcttcactAGAGTTTTTAAATGTCATTATAACAGGCACATGAAATGATACTAAGAAGTCACAGGCCTGCTTGTGCAAATATTCAGAGATACCCCACTTCTGGGCGTATTTTCTATCAGTGTTGCGTTCGTGGCACAGCAGGTGTACTTGTACTGCGTTCTCCTGTAATAATGTGGAGAAAAGAAGTCAGGCATGCTTCTGCAGGAACCATTCCTCTGAAGGTCATTCAGCTGtgcagaaatgaaacaaaaaatgtttactGTAGGTGTGTGAAAGGTAAACAGCAGGCAGTCTGGGATAATCATTTTAGAGAACTGCCCAGCAAATaacatttggaaaacaaagtGTAAAGATCTGACTGTGGTGGTAAAGGCAGCTCATGATAGAAGCTGAAGAGAGACAGATCCCATTGTGTAAAGGTTGTTCCTTCCCTCATTTTGTGTCGTAACTGCTTAGTGCAAATGCCATAAACCTTGATACTAAAGGAATTCTGGGTTTACTGGCTTTGGTTTCTAGAGAGAagccagagcagtgctgctAACTGATTCTTTTTTAAGGATATACAGGTACCCTTTGCCACTAAAGCCAGCAGAGAGAAGTCAAGCTGCTTTGGAGACCTGCTGTTTTGCAGGCTTGTGTTTCTGGTGGGACAGTAAGCAATATGGGTTGGCCCTAACATTAAATGGAAGTGAAAATAAGGAGGTTAAATTACTTCATACTGCCAAGGTGCTTGCTTTCAGGAATTTCCAAGCACGTCCAGGTAGCGTGTCTGTTTTGGGATGTGGGTGCAGACAGAGAACCAGCCCATCCTGTCACTCTTGGAGCATTTTGGTTTTGGAAATACAGCAGCACTAATCTTTCTGCTTGTCTAAATTGAGGTGCCACTGGCATTGAGGATCGCCTGCAGGAGGGTGTTCCAGACACAATACAGGCATTACGGAAAGCCGGAATAAAAATATGGATGTTGACAGGTGACAAGAGAGAGACAGCTGTCAACATTGCCTATGCTTGCAAACTGCTGGAACCAGAGGACAGAATCTTCACTCTTAAATCACAGAGTAGGGTGAGTAGAGGAGTagattttcttctctgctgaaaAATTCAATAAGGCTATTCCACAGGACAATACAGAAAAGCAAATGATGTTTGCTTGGGAAACCAAggaatatttgcttttctgtattGTTCTTCCTTGTGGGTAAAATATGAAATCCTTTCTCTGTGTGTAATATCTGTTTCTTTATATGCAGTCCCTACATTatgattaattattttaatagaatagacttctaatttctttttgtggtAAGCTAAGGAGTGGACATGACCTCAGATTTTGATGATTGTTCTaagacatttaatttttctttttcctctctgcttatATGTATCTTAAGAAATACAATTTGTATATGCTGTAGAAGATAGTGTGGCAAGAAGTaactgagggaaaaataaagtgaaaaaagaaaggatttttagTCCAGTTGTGTTTGAGGAAAGCATGGAGTTTAATTTGTGCcaacatttctccttttttactCAGCTGGGAAATTAGTGTCTTACTTGACAGTGAGAACTAGGCCCCTATTGCAGAAGTGTTCTTCCTCCCTCTAACTGGGCTTAGAATTAAAAAACAGGATTTGATACCGTTGCATTTCAAGGTAAAATGATGAGAAGATTTAAGAagatgtattttcttctgtgttgcATGTGCTTTTACATATATTGATACCACAAACGTTTTGAGCATCTTATATTGATTCTGATAAGGTAAGACATTCCACAAAGCCAGTTCTTCAGTAGTTTGTGGCAGCTCACCTGTAATGTGATATGAAGTGCAGTTTTGGCTGTGCATACTAGacaaaagaaacacagagagCAAAAGTTTTCTATCAAAGCTGTATTTATATTACAGAATTTGTAatggctgcttttcctgctaGTCTGTGAAGGTTTTCTGGCTTGCTGaggtttttctctcttctcctaATGCAATACCCAAGCAAATCTGCTGAAATAAAGTTTATCACAGGCACTTTTATTAACAACAGTCTGCATCCTTTGTGATTTTAAAAGGTTATTCAGCCTCATGTCTGAGCCTTTCAAGATAAATACTATACAAGGACAGCATTTGACCTTTTTCCCATACGTATTTTATGAACTGAAAAAGAAGGGAGAGTAGAAACAGTGTTTCATAAGATCCTTTCTCTTGTCTTTAGGATGCCTGTGCCTTGGTAATGAGTAAAATTTTAGAAGCAATCCAGAAGAATgcttctgtcaaaaaaaaaaacagtgagaAACTTGGAAATGTCTCTGCAAGTCCCTCCAGCCAAGCTCGAGGATTCAATGCAGGCCTGGTTATTGATGGAAGGACTTTAGAATATGTCCTTCATGACAGcctacagaatattttcttggaACTCACAGAAAAATGTTGGGCTGTAGTCTGTTGCCAAGCCACACCACTGCAGAAGAGTGTCCTGGTCAAACTGGTGCGAAGTAAGCTAAAGGCAATGACATTAGCTGTAGGTGAGTCTTGTGGTTATCCTCCTTTCTCTGAAAAGAAGTAGGAGCCAGTTTCTTCTCTTGTATATTAATATCTGTCACAAATCTTATTTTATGAGCAAGATAATCCTTTGAATTGTAGTTGTCTCTGACATAACGTGATGTTTGTCTTTCTGAAGTAGCAAATTTAGTCCATAAAACTCAGTATAAAGCAGTAAGAATAGCATCTATCATACAGTGTTATGTAACATGCAAAGCAGCGagagcatttttctttccatcacaACCCCCTAAACTGAAAAGGCAGAGGGGAGATAACTGGCTGTGATTTAAAGCACCCATATTTTCTGGTGCAGCATGCTAGCTAAATGCTGGCGAAAGGAACAGCTATTATCTGTTTGGAGAACATAGCTCAGTTCAGTTGGGCCTTCCACTTACTAATCCTGTTTTCCTTAGGGTTTCTCAGTGTGgccataaaaatgtatttgtctgAACTCTCTGGTGTTTGATATTCATCTTTTCCTGCCACCTCCACAGCAATGTGATAGCCAGCAAAGCTAGttttgatttttcctcttttctctgcaggTGATGGTGCTAATGATGTCAGTATGATCCAGGTGGCTGACACCGGTGTGGGAATATCTGGCCAGGAAGGCATGCAGGTAGTGTATCCATAGACAGCTGCAAATGATGTCAGGTTCCATTTGAAATCAGTTCAGAGTGTACTCTGGAGAGCCGATAGCTCCACGGCCCATTCCCTTACATGGACAAGACTGTGCAGCCTGAGCCTCACACCCAGGCCTCAGCATTCCACCAGGAGCAATCAGAACTGAATGCAGCAGGTCAAGCTCCAAACAACAGTTTGCTGCCTGTCAGTGAGCTCCCTATTAGTCATGTTGTACCGGGAAATGAGCAGCCTAAGTGGCAGTGTCAGTGATTCCTGTGCACTTGTGTGGTAATAATGATGACAGCCCTattcctgcctgtgctgtgctggactGAGCTCTGTGTGGCAGTTGTAAAGTATGGAAGGGGATATCTGAGTGAGGATAACCTGGCAAGCACTAGgtataaaaaattatatttccaaTAGTGCATCAGTTGCTTGGTTGGCATAATCTGAAGCTTATCTTTAACAGTTTGGTTATAGCATATCCTTTTCTTCGTGTGTGTTGCAGGCTGTGATGGCAAGTGACTTTGCAATCTCTCAGTTTAGACAACTCAGGAAGCTGCTGCTTGTCCATGGTCACTGGTGTTATACCAGACTTACTAATATGATGCTTTATTACTTCTACAAGAATGTGGTATGTAGCTGTCCCATTCTAGGGAAACGACAGTTTATGTATTTTCGAGCACTGAAAGGTTTAGTGAGGCtttatgttcttttttctcttcctattGTGAATGGTTTCAAAAAGCGTGTCAGACAATTCAGTTTCCCATTTCCCTGCAGAGACCAGAGGCTCTTATTTCTTGGACTAATTTCCCACTCAGAGCCATTGTTTGATTTGATTAAATGGTGATGTTGGGCATTACTAATGTGATGGCAGCATGACTGTTTCAGCACGTCATGtctgattttgaaatgtttccatGGATTACTTTAACCAGACCTAAGACCTGCtggtttttctcttgtttttaaagcatttgtCAATGGCTAAAATTTCCTCATGTCATCTTTGGCTTTTCAGACCTATGTGAACCTCCTGTTTTGGTACCAGTTTTTCTGCGGGTTTTCAGGCACATCAATGACTGATTACTGGATCTTGATTCTTTTCAATCTCCTTTTTACATCGGTGCCACCCATCATTTATGGTGTCTTGGACAAAGATTTATCTGCAGAGATACTCATGGAGCTCCCACAGCTTTACACAATGAGCCAGAAATCTGTGGTAGGTTACAGAGTGCTTGGCCTGAAGCAAATTGAAATGGCCAGCATTTGAgccatttctgtctttcttttatGTTTCATCTCAGAAAAATATTGGTTTTAATTACTTTCTCTATTAGGAAGCAGCTAGACCTGTGCAATATGTGCTCAAATAAAAACCTGGTTTTCAAATGATTTTTTAGGTTCTTTCCAGTCATAGACCAAATTTTATCAGACATTTGGATgataaaagaaattaaggaCTTCAGGTAAAGCAGTGTCCTAGATAAACATTGTTACCAGCACGTTTATTTCATTCATTGTGTCAGCTGTCAACATGCTTCCTCAAACTGGGATTTGTTTGAGCAAGATAAGGGCACTctgtattttgtctttgttGGGTCTCAACTGCCAAAGAACCAGAGTAGATTAATTTCAAATAATCCTCAAAAAACTTCTGTCAGTTAGAGTACTTCTCACCTTACAGGTATGTTCTGAAATTTGCCTTCCCACCTGAAAACACTATACATCATACCTGGTCTATCAGTAAATTCTGTCCAAACATGTAGCACAGAAACCTGAAAGGAGTGAGGACTAGGTtctaaatcaaaattaaataaaccagtggggtttttcctggtttctgCTGTGCTTAGCATGAATTTAGCATAATTTAACtttatatttctaaaaatttaaTAGTTAAAATAGTATCTTTATTATAACAGTTGAAGGCAGTGACATACTGAGCCTGAAACAAAAGACATACTAATAGTCCAGAGAGAGGAAACATTGACTATATGCGTCACCTAAAACTCAACATTTTCTTTATGATCAGATCCTACAATGTCATTAAAAGGCATTTCTTTACCAAGAGGATGGTCATACACTGAAGCAGACTTCTTAGACATGTGGTCAATGCCCCAAGTCTGTCAGTGTTAAggaggcatttggacaatgcccttaaATAACATGAACTTCTGGTCAGACCTGAAGTGGTCAGGCAGTTGGACTAGATaatcccttccaactgaaatattttattttgttttattctacTCTATTCTAAcaagtagtttaaaaaaaaagctacaacATGTTGCGTACTAGTGTTGTCTCATTTATTATAACCTGGCAGAAGTTTAGGTCCAGTCTAGAAGGGAAAGAAGGTTATACAAGGAAATAATTGCTCGGAACTAAATACAGTATAGAAGAAGgagaaatgctttaaaagaTGCAATAAGACGCAATATCACAATATTGCACCATGACATCACAAGTGTACAGCTTTGTATCAACTGTAAAAAACAAGGGAACAGTACATGGGATTCATCCTCAGTAGTTCAAAGCACTTTCCTGAAAGGCAAATAAGTTTCCCACATCACCTCCAGACAGCAGTTCAGTTCTTGAAAGGGCTGAACAGCTCTTTGGAAAAACGCATCTCTCCACTAATCGTAGAGGACATCCTGGATGATTGGACTTCTCACCTATGTGTCAGTGCCTGAAAGAATGGGTTATAGCTGAGCCAGAGCATAGGCTACTGTGGTTTCCTTGCTGGTTGATCTGTCATAGCAGTTTactgctgctgagggaggaaGTCTGATTCTCTTCTCCGTTCTTTTCTTCCCGTTCCCTCTTTATCCATAtagttaaattattttccttgtgcCAGCTCAGTTATCCCATCAGGTCCTCCCAGGAGGTGATTTAACTCACTGGAAGAGCAATGTGTTATTCCAGCAGAAAAGTGAGTTCATTTCTCACATCTAATGAGTTAATTTAGCTCACAGAGGAATCAAACAGAACACATAACGAAAAGGGATGGAGATAGAAGAAGGTGGGACTTGGTATTCAGTGATAGCAAGCTGCAGGGTATCTCCCTGTCCATCAGCCCCTCCCATCCTTAGGACTCCG containing:
- the ATP10D gene encoding phospholipid-transporting ATPase VD isoform X1 — encoded protein: MADPIRWARYRWQRLISTEGRECSGSNSSGKWYQSSKTTGKHRIVIPCLGHLKEEYEIVSKLYMNNKIRTTRYTLLNFLPRNLFEQFHRVANLYFLFLVVLNWVPLVEAFQKEITMLPLLGVLTIIAVKDGLEDYSRYKMDKQINNLLTKVYSRKEKKYIDECWKNVNVGDFVRLSRNEIIPAGMVLLYSSDPDGICYTETAGLDGETNLKQRQVVRGYSEQVSEIDPEEFSSRIECESPNNDLSPFRGFVEHSNMDRVGLSKENLLLRGCTVRNTEAVVGIVVYAGHETKAMLNNSGPHYKRSKLERKVNTDILWCVLLLLLMCLTGAVGHGIWLSRYSEIPFFNIPRPDGKLSPPTLAGFYMFWTMIILLQVLIPVSLYVSVEIVKLGQIYLIQNDIDFYHEKTDSTIQCRALNIAEDLGQIQYIFSDKTGTLTENKMVFRRCSIAGQEYCHEENAKRLESYQEMESEDEDSADCQCGSSTPTSKCQGHNCQAECEPLNRKSLDQLSGSYSAFRRQGDAGDIPHSGDMAFSSPIETDVVPDTQLLEKFSQISSHSYQQSEEASSKLSLETMYITDFFLALAICNTVVVSGPNQPRQKMRVSSLSRMPIKSLEEIRQMFQRFSVWRLSSSPVPSVKESSSESPNNFVRKLSIFRMKLASPTLDGAAQRISEPHHIDSPENSQVPGELHPVNVAAADEPNQAVSSAELSPISKLCYEAESPDEAALVHAARAYKCVLQSRTPDQVTVDFAGLGPLTFQLLHVLPFDSLRKRMSVVVRHPVSNRVVVYTKGADSVMMDLLRTASEGHTNNSEIEEKIKERTQQHLDDYARRGLHTLCIAKKVMSDAEYAEWLNHRFLAETSIDNREDLLLESAMRLETKLTLLGATGIEDRLQEGVPDTIQALRKAGIKIWMLTGDKRETAVNIAYACKLLEPEDRIFTLKSQSRDACALVMSKILEAIQKNASVKKKNSEKLGNVSASPSSQARGFNAGLVIDGRTLEYVLHDSLQNIFLELTEKCWAVVCCQATPLQKSVLVKLVRSKLKAMTLAVGDGANDVSMIQVADTGVGISGQEGMQAVMASDFAISQFRQLRKLLLVHGHWCYTRLTNMMLYYFYKNVTYVNLLFWYQFFCGFSGTSMTDYWILILFNLLFTSVPPIIYGVLDKDLSAEILMELPQLYTMSQKSVAYLPSTFWITLLDAFYQSLVCFFVPYFTYCGSDIDIFSFGNPINTAALFIMLFHLLIECKSVTWIHTVVIVGSILFYFVFTLAFGATCRTHSPRSDFYWIMEKHMTDPVFYLVCLLTTCIALLPRYLIRVLQGTLFPSPVLRAKYLVRLSPEEQRKAIQRWKDECNVNDRVELQPTSVPSAAGAVSEEESSDSVLSASKTHFQTCSRDEFVKNTSFLPDIKDESGNTSGLNSEKAEFIKEN